A DNA window from bacterium contains the following coding sequences:
- a CDS encoding OmpA family protein, producing MKTIYKPMLLILALTVSLSSCIVSKKEYLLKEGEARSCAERLTLQVEDNKALRTELSRCQDDLASSGKRVNELTASLGSVSDERDLLQNNLTVEKAVNQELKSQNERLSDILQKKEVSQSAVIKETMLISKELQGTNAQLREKLAVREAEAKRTKSDLAAAQARTSELERQKEVELEKLKATYDELVGSLKGEIEAGEIQIRRMKDRLSVNLESKVLFDSGKADLKGSGIEVLRRVGAQLAKVEGKRIQIEGHSDNDPIGGKLQEKFPTNWELSASRALAVVHFLQSEVGIDAQKLSGAGYGEYQPTALNDTAKGKAANRRIEIVLLPPYERTSEAQESTQ from the coding sequence TTGAAAACTATATATAAACCCATGCTTCTGATACTTGCCCTTACAGTCTCCCTGTCGAGCTGTATCGTCAGTAAAAAAGAATACCTGTTAAAGGAAGGTGAAGCCAGGAGTTGTGCCGAAAGACTTACCTTACAGGTGGAGGACAACAAGGCTCTTCGAACCGAGCTTTCCAGGTGCCAGGACGATCTCGCCTCTTCAGGGAAAAGGGTGAATGAACTGACCGCGAGTCTGGGGAGTGTGAGTGACGAGCGGGACCTGCTGCAGAATAATTTGACTGTTGAAAAGGCGGTCAACCAGGAACTCAAGTCTCAGAACGAGAGGTTGAGCGATATCCTCCAGAAAAAGGAGGTATCCCAATCCGCGGTGATCAAGGAGACAATGCTGATCAGCAAGGAGCTCCAGGGCACCAATGCCCAGCTCAGGGAAAAACTTGCCGTCCGCGAGGCCGAAGCGAAGAGGACTAAAAGTGATCTGGCCGCAGCTCAAGCCCGCACCAGCGAATTGGAAAGACAGAAGGAGGTTGAACTGGAGAAGCTCAAAGCCACCTACGATGAACTGGTTGGGAGCCTCAAAGGTGAGATCGAGGCCGGCGAGATCCAGATCCGGAGGATGAAGGACAGACTATCCGTTAACCTGGAGTCGAAGGTCCTGTTTGATTCCGGCAAGGCGGATCTGAAGGGTTCCGGGATAGAGGTTCTCAGGAGAGTCGGTGCCCAGCTTGCCAAGGTTGAGGGCAAGCGTATACAGATCGAGGGTCACAGCGATAACGACCCCATCGGCGGGAAATTACAGGAAAAATTCCCGACGAACTGGGAGCTTTCAGCCAGCCGTGCGCTTGCGGTGGTCCACTTCCTTCAAAGTGAGGTGGGTATCGACGCCCAGAAGCTCTCAGGGGCCGGGTACGGCGAGTATCAGCCCACGGCTCTGAACGATACAGCTAAAGGCAAGGCTGCCAACAGAAGGATCGAGATCGTTCTGTTGCCCCCCTATGAGCGGACCTCGGAGGCGCAGGAATCTACGCAATAA
- a CDS encoding MBL fold metallo-hydrolase gives MKIKYIGHSCFLVTADNGTRIITDPYEPGSYDGAVKYRLVGEEAEIVFVSHGHSDHNHIASVSGNPLVVDEAGAKTVDGIKILGVSTYHDTSQGSERGGNIIFRFEVDGIALCHMGDIGHTLNDATAHQLRPVDILMLPVGGFFTIGSHEADSLIDSLRPGLVIPMHFKTEGADFPIAPVNEFLAGRKEVSWEGGSEVEVTAGNLPEGVLVLNPANLP, from the coding sequence ATGAAGATCAAATATATCGGACACTCATGCTTTCTCGTGACCGCGGACAACGGAACCAGGATCATAACTGATCCCTACGAACCGGGCTCTTACGATGGGGCGGTAAAGTATCGGCTGGTGGGGGAGGAGGCGGAAATTGTTTTCGTCTCCCATGGCCATTCGGACCACAACCACATCGCCAGCGTTTCCGGTAACCCCCTGGTTGTGGATGAGGCGGGTGCAAAAACCGTTGACGGGATCAAAATCCTCGGTGTTTCCACTTACCACGACACCTCCCAAGGGTCGGAACGAGGCGGCAACATCATCTTTCGTTTCGAGGTGGATGGGATTGCCCTGTGCCACATGGGGGATATTGGACACACTCTCAACGATGCCACAGCTCATCAGCTGAGGCCCGTGGACATCCTCATGCTGCCTGTGGGCGGGTTTTTCACCATAGGCAGCCACGAGGCGGATTCTCTCATCGATTCCCTGAGGCCGGGGCTGGTGATCCCCATGCACTTTAAAACAGAAGGTGCGGATTTTCCCATTGCGCCGGTGAACGAATTCCTTGCCGGCCGGAAAGAGGTTTCGTGGGAAGGGGGATCGGAGGTAGAGGTCACAGCGGGAAACCTTCCAGAGGGTGTCCTTGTTTTGAATCCGGCGAACCTGCCGTAA
- the acpP gene encoding acyl carrier protein has protein sequence MDVGAKVKEIIAEQLNQDAAGIGNTAHFVNDLGADSLDVVELVMAFEEAFDLEIPDEDAEKMQTVQDAITYVEGKNA, from the coding sequence ATGGACGTTGGAGCAAAAGTCAAAGAGATCATCGCAGAGCAGCTGAACCAGGACGCCGCAGGAATTGGCAACACGGCCCACTTCGTGAACGATCTGGGAGCGGACTCCCTGGATGTGGTGGAACTGGTCATGGCTTTCGAGGAAGCTTTCGATCTGGAGATCCCGGATGAGGATGCTGAAAAAATGCAGACTGTTCAGGATGCCATTACCTATGTCGAGGGAAAAAACGCCTAA
- the fabG gene encoding 3-oxoacyl-[acyl-carrier-protein] reductase, whose product MMSDRKLAIVTGGGQGIGRAIALDFAEAGINVVIADINLEAAEAAAAEVVAAGCVPLAFELNVADAGNVEALASKVTEKYGRIDYLINNAGITRDSLMMRMADDAWQSVIDINLTGTYLCSKAVIRVMMKQRDGRIVNISSVVGAMGNAGQTNYAASKAGIIGFTKSLAREVAARGITVNAVAPGFIQTAMTDALPDKAREELVNLIPNGRLGTPEDVAAAVRFLVSEDASYITGQVLHVNGGMYM is encoded by the coding sequence ATGATGTCGGACAGGAAATTGGCCATTGTTACAGGAGGTGGACAGGGTATCGGCCGGGCCATCGCCCTTGATTTTGCTGAGGCAGGCATCAATGTGGTTATTGCCGACATCAATCTGGAAGCGGCGGAAGCGGCGGCGGCAGAGGTAGTTGCAGCCGGTTGTGTCCCTCTTGCCTTTGAACTTAACGTGGCGGATGCCGGCAATGTTGAGGCGTTGGCCAGTAAAGTTACGGAAAAGTACGGGCGTATCGACTACCTTATAAACAACGCCGGTATCACTCGGGACTCACTGATGATGAGGATGGCGGATGACGCATGGCAGTCGGTAATAGACATCAACCTTACAGGGACGTATCTGTGCTCCAAAGCGGTTATTCGCGTTATGATGAAGCAAAGGGACGGGCGGATCGTAAATATCTCCTCTGTGGTGGGGGCCATGGGTAACGCCGGGCAGACGAACTACGCGGCCTCCAAGGCTGGTATTATTGGCTTCACCAAGTCCCTGGCAAGGGAGGTGGCGGCAAGAGGGATCACGGTCAACGCTGTTGCGCCAGGTTTTATCCAGACCGCCATGACTGACGCCCTGCCGGATAAAGCCAGAGAGGAACTTGTCAACCTGATACCCAACGGGCGACTTGGAACCCCTGAAGACGTTGCCGCTGCTGTCAGGTTTCTGGTTTCGGAGGACGCTTCCTATATCACCGGACAGGTTTTGCACGTTAACGGCGGGATGTATATGTGA
- the fabD gene encoding ACP S-malonyltransferase translates to MVTLALVFPGQGSQYVGMGKDLAQWSAAAKDTFLEADEALGFSLGRLCFEGPEEDLRLTENTQPAILTVSVAAWRALGAEIDLAPACVAGHSLGEYSALVAAGSIGFTDAAKAVRERGRAMQEAVPAGEGAMAALLGMDRDQIINICDAVSSDSVVVAAANYNAPGQIVIAGHRAGVLGAIDLFKERGGKRAVELPVSAPFHCALMEPAARRMEKVLKDIRIDSPKTLLINNAEAVAIKEGTQVVPSLVRQVTSPVLWEDSVNAMVERGVTAFLELGPGKVLAGLIKRIDKQVAAASFGAPEDLGSTVEFLEV, encoded by the coding sequence ATAGTGACTCTCGCACTGGTTTTCCCAGGTCAGGGTTCACAGTATGTGGGAATGGGGAAGGACCTGGCCCAGTGGTCTGCTGCGGCAAAGGATACGTTCCTTGAAGCCGACGAAGCGCTGGGTTTCAGCCTTGGCCGCTTGTGTTTTGAGGGTCCCGAAGAGGATCTTCGCCTGACTGAAAATACCCAACCGGCTATACTGACAGTAAGTGTAGCTGCCTGGCGAGCCCTGGGTGCGGAGATCGACCTTGCACCAGCATGTGTGGCCGGCCACAGCCTGGGGGAATATTCGGCCCTCGTTGCTGCCGGGAGCATCGGTTTTACAGATGCTGCTAAGGCAGTCAGAGAAAGGGGCAGGGCCATGCAGGAAGCTGTCCCTGCAGGCGAAGGTGCCATGGCCGCGCTCCTCGGGATGGACAGGGATCAAATTATCAATATCTGTGACGCAGTATCCTCTGATTCAGTGGTGGTGGCTGCAGCAAATTACAACGCCCCGGGACAGATCGTTATTGCAGGTCACAGGGCAGGTGTCCTCGGTGCCATCGATCTTTTCAAAGAGCGTGGTGGAAAGCGGGCGGTGGAGTTACCGGTAAGCGCACCCTTTCATTGTGCTTTGATGGAACCTGCCGCCAGACGTATGGAGAAGGTCCTGAAGGACATTCGGATTGACAGTCCAAAGACCCTTCTGATAAACAACGCTGAAGCTGTGGCCATTAAAGAGGGAACTCAAGTTGTCCCCTCTCTCGTCCGGCAGGTAACCTCCCCGGTCCTTTGGGAGGATTCAGTGAATGCAATGGTTGAGCGGGGAGTGACAGCTTTCCTTGAACTGGGTCCTGGAAAGGTTTTGGCAGGTCTCATCAAAAGGATAGATAAACAAGTTGCCGCGGCATCCTTCGGTGCCCCGGAGGATCTGGGATCTACTGTTGAATTTCTGGAGGTTTGA
- a CDS encoding site-2 protease family protein: MSSESLRDVTPDPTPRPERRWLPGFLFVTTFLTTTSAGAIQQGVNLLKQPMGIFQGLPFSITLMGILMVHEMSHYLASRSHKVPSTLPFFIPAPSIIGTFGAVIRMKGAIWDRRALLDIGASGPIGGFLLALPALIVGLTMSKVVPGGNGEGGIILGDSLLMLLLERFVLGDLPINADLILHPVAFAGWIGMFVTSLNLLPVGQLDGGHIAMALFPDCFNIIARVVHIGLLAMGVFFWEGWLIWALLLVFIGVRHPPVLLPQISLDDRRRKIGYCALAIFVLTFVPAPFSIL; the protein is encoded by the coding sequence ATGAGTTCAGAGTCCCTTCGCGACGTCACTCCTGACCCCACCCCCAGGCCCGAGCGCCGCTGGCTCCCCGGTTTTCTGTTTGTTACCACCTTTCTGACTACGACCTCTGCCGGAGCGATCCAGCAGGGGGTAAACCTCCTGAAACAGCCCATGGGCATATTCCAGGGACTTCCTTTCTCCATAACACTTATGGGAATCCTGATGGTGCACGAGATGTCTCACTACCTGGCATCACGGTCCCATAAAGTCCCTTCCACCCTCCCTTTCTTTATACCCGCACCATCCATCATCGGGACCTTCGGCGCCGTGATCCGGATGAAAGGGGCCATTTGGGACAGACGAGCCCTTCTGGACATTGGAGCTTCAGGGCCCATCGGCGGGTTCCTTCTGGCCCTCCCGGCCCTGATCGTCGGGTTGACCATGTCCAAGGTCGTTCCGGGAGGAAATGGTGAAGGAGGAATCATTCTCGGGGACAGCCTGCTGATGCTGTTACTGGAAAGATTTGTATTGGGTGACCTTCCCATAAACGCGGATCTTATTCTTCACCCCGTCGCTTTTGCCGGGTGGATCGGGATGTTCGTCACTTCTCTTAACCTCCTGCCCGTGGGGCAGCTGGACGGCGGCCACATCGCCATGGCCCTTTTCCCTGATTGCTTTAACATCATAGCCCGTGTCGTACACATTGGTCTTCTCGCCATGGGTGTATTTTTCTGGGAAGGGTGGCTTATCTGGGCCCTCCTGCTGGTTTTTATCGGAGTCCGGCATCCACCGGTTCTCCTTCCCCAGATCTCCCTGGACGACAGAAGGCGAAAAATAGGTTATTGCGCACTGGCCATATTCGTTCTGACCTTTGTACCCGCACCGTTTTCAATTCTCTAG
- the fabF gene encoding beta-ketoacyl-ACP synthase II encodes MRRRVVVTGLGAITPLGLDVKATWDSLLAGRSGVGPITRFDADEEQVTTTIAAEVKGFDPELRIDRKDLRKMDLFIPFGIFAALEALEHSNLIIDDTNAERVAVVVGAGLGGLPYIEKYAAVLREKGPRKVTPFFIPMTIANLAAGHISIITGAKGPNSCVVTACATGTHSIGTAYRMIQYGDADAAIAGGTEATITPLAFAGFNSMKALSTRNDEPELASRPFDKGRDGFVMGEGAGVIILEELEFARARGAEILAEITGFGMSGDAYHITSPAEGGAGAIQCMKAALSDGRINPGEVSYINAHGTSTYYNDMYETMAIKGLFGEAAYKIPVSSTKSMTGHLLGAAGGVEAVAAIKTVMEDKLPPTINYEEPDPECDLDYVPNTARDTVVDVALSNTYGFGGTNGSLVFRKFVL; translated from the coding sequence GTGCGAAGAAGAGTTGTTGTCACTGGGCTTGGAGCGATAACGCCCCTGGGTCTTGATGTGAAAGCTACATGGGACAGCTTGCTTGCGGGGCGTTCCGGCGTGGGCCCTATAACCAGGTTCGATGCCGACGAAGAGCAGGTCACCACTACGATTGCCGCGGAGGTTAAGGGGTTCGATCCGGAGCTCAGGATCGATCGGAAAGATCTGCGCAAGATGGATCTTTTCATTCCCTTTGGTATTTTCGCAGCACTGGAGGCTTTGGAACATTCGAACCTGATCATCGATGACACCAACGCTGAACGCGTCGCTGTCGTTGTGGGAGCAGGCCTCGGTGGCCTTCCATACATTGAAAAGTATGCCGCTGTACTGAGAGAAAAAGGGCCGCGAAAGGTCACACCCTTTTTTATTCCCATGACCATCGCCAACCTCGCGGCAGGACACATCTCTATCATCACCGGCGCCAAAGGTCCTAACAGCTGCGTGGTCACAGCCTGCGCGACGGGTACCCATAGCATCGGGACGGCCTACCGCATGATCCAGTACGGTGACGCGGATGCAGCCATTGCCGGCGGAACTGAGGCCACCATCACACCTTTGGCCTTTGCCGGGTTCAATTCCATGAAAGCGCTTTCTACCCGTAACGACGAGCCTGAACTTGCCAGCCGGCCTTTCGACAAGGGCAGGGATGGCTTCGTCATGGGAGAAGGAGCCGGCGTTATCATCCTGGAGGAGCTTGAGTTTGCACGGGCAAGAGGTGCCGAGATCCTGGCAGAGATCACAGGGTTCGGAATGTCAGGTGATGCCTACCATATAACCTCACCTGCCGAGGGTGGGGCTGGTGCGATCCAGTGTATGAAGGCGGCGTTAAGTGATGGCAGGATCAATCCGGGAGAGGTCAGTTACATAAATGCCCATGGAACGAGTACCTATTACAATGACATGTACGAGACGATGGCCATCAAGGGTCTTTTCGGTGAGGCAGCCTACAAAATTCCTGTCAGTTCGACGAAATCCATGACCGGCCACCTTCTGGGTGCGGCTGGCGGTGTTGAAGCCGTTGCGGCGATCAAGACCGTCATGGAAGACAAGCTGCCTCCAACCATTAACTATGAAGAGCCGGACCCGGAATGCGATCTCGATTACGTTCCCAATACTGCCAGGGATACGGTCGTGGATGTGGCACTGTCAAACACCTACGGCTTCGGCGGCACCAACGGCAGCCTGGTTTTCAGGAAGTTCGTACTCTGA
- a CDS encoding HAD family hydrolase → MKKYTTLLLDLDGTLLDIEVSFFLGPMVEAMHQCFRDILDMDRFRNGLFGGTEAIMVEARSDGETNLEGFNRTFSNYTGMDIPDIEQRFRQFYTDVFPTLSRYGKPAPGASQFIARAGAEGYTLCLATNPIFPTLAVIERLRWSGVDPDAFSFVPGLETMSTCKPRIDYYMELCSILRVDPSECLMVGNDMEQDLPASETGMGTFLVEGHIISRGKSNLEPDARGSLGDLAAMLGLD, encoded by the coding sequence ATGAAAAAGTACACAACCCTGCTTCTTGATCTCGATGGCACCCTACTTGACATCGAGGTTTCCTTTTTTCTCGGCCCCATGGTTGAGGCCATGCACCAATGCTTCCGGGATATTCTTGACATGGACCGGTTCAGAAATGGTCTGTTCGGCGGCACCGAAGCGATCATGGTCGAGGCGAGATCCGATGGCGAGACCAACCTGGAAGGTTTCAACCGTACATTCTCAAACTATACCGGAATGGATATACCCGATATTGAACAACGGTTCCGTCAGTTCTACACGGATGTTTTTCCAACACTGAGTCGTTATGGAAAGCCCGCACCCGGTGCTTCTCAATTTATTGCCAGGGCTGGGGCGGAGGGTTACACCCTGTGCCTGGCTACTAACCCCATCTTTCCGACGTTGGCGGTAATCGAGAGGCTCCGGTGGTCCGGAGTGGATCCTGATGCCTTTAGCTTCGTTCCCGGGCTGGAGACAATGAGCACATGCAAACCCAGAATAGATTATTACATGGAGCTGTGCTCTATCCTCCGTGTGGACCCTTCTGAGTGTCTCATGGTGGGGAACGACATGGAGCAGGACCTGCCGGCTTCAGAAACGGGAATGGGAACGTTTCTTGTTGAGGGGCATATTATCAGTCGGGGAAAATCGAACCTCGAGCCTGACGCCAGGGGGAGTCTGGGGGATCTCGCCGCGATGCTCGGGCTGGACTAG